One region of Deltaproteobacteria bacterium genomic DNA includes:
- a CDS encoding glycerol-3-phosphate dehydrogenase/oxidase — MTQFKDLPEDWDVIVIGGGITGAGILLEAGRLGLRTLLLEQHDFAWGTSSRSTKLIHGGFRYLKEGKIGLTRTSVEERERLLRAAPGLVERLGFLLPVYHNRGPGRCTLGAGFALYDLIARKWDHRFYDPEAFCRLSPHVNREGLAGGFRFFDAQADDARLVLRLITEAGTFGSHVEALNYVEVSRITRDASGRASGILAMDREISVERVFKARAVINATGAWAETLHPSPDPKCHLRPLRGSHLVFPSWLMPTSHALSFFHPADNRPVAVIPWEGALLVGTTDIDHEGDLVQDPAITPAEVSYLLEGLCHAFPGIRFSEKDCLASFAGIRPVLSYGKCDPCRESREHVIWVQNGLVTITGGKLTTFRRLALDALKAARPFLPSDLTGLGKGPLFRSIAPVRAKETGLPVRCRRRLSGRYGSAAEEVIRDSAPEDLETVPGTNTLWAELPFAAEHEQVHHLSDLLLRRVRIGLVTPEGGVPYLDRIEHLCAPVLPWDAARWQMERTAYQQLWEKSHAVPDRRKEVPDP, encoded by the coding sequence ATGACGCAATTTAAAGACCTGCCTGAAGACTGGGACGTGATTGTCATCGGCGGGGGCATCACAGGGGCGGGGATCTTGCTGGAGGCCGGCCGCCTGGGACTCAGGACCCTTCTGTTGGAACAACATGATTTTGCCTGGGGCACCTCCTCCCGGTCCACCAAACTGATTCACGGGGGATTCAGATACCTCAAGGAAGGAAAGATCGGCCTTACCCGGACCTCTGTGGAGGAGCGCGAGCGCCTGCTGAGGGCGGCCCCTGGACTGGTGGAAAGGCTGGGGTTCCTCCTCCCGGTTTATCATAACAGGGGCCCCGGCAGATGCACGCTGGGCGCGGGGTTTGCCCTGTACGATCTGATCGCCCGCAAATGGGATCATCGATTCTATGATCCCGAGGCGTTTTGCAGGTTGTCGCCCCACGTCAACCGTGAAGGGTTGGCCGGCGGGTTTAGATTCTTCGACGCCCAGGCGGACGATGCGAGGCTGGTATTGCGGCTCATCACCGAGGCCGGGACGTTCGGGTCTCATGTGGAGGCCCTCAATTACGTGGAGGTCAGCCGGATCACCAGGGATGCGTCGGGGAGGGCCTCGGGCATTCTCGCCATGGACAGGGAGATATCCGTTGAAAGGGTCTTTAAGGCCCGGGCCGTCATCAATGCCACCGGGGCCTGGGCGGAAACCCTCCACCCCTCGCCGGACCCCAAATGTCACCTGCGTCCCCTCCGCGGCAGTCACCTGGTCTTTCCCTCATGGCTAATGCCCACATCTCATGCATTGAGCTTCTTTCACCCTGCGGACAACAGGCCTGTCGCCGTCATCCCGTGGGAAGGGGCACTCCTGGTGGGGACCACCGACATCGATCATGAAGGAGACCTTGTGCAGGACCCCGCCATCACGCCGGCCGAGGTCTCCTATCTCCTGGAGGGCCTCTGCCATGCCTTCCCGGGCATCCGGTTTTCTGAGAAAGACTGTCTCGCGTCGTTTGCAGGCATCCGTCCGGTACTCAGCTACGGGAAGTGTGATCCCTGTAGAGAATCCCGTGAGCATGTGATATGGGTCCAAAACGGGCTCGTCACCATTACCGGGGGGAAACTCACCACCTTTAGAAGGCTGGCCCTGGACGCATTGAAGGCAGCCCGGCCGTTCCTCCCCTCAGACCTAACCGGATTGGGGAAAGGACCTCTTTTCCGGTCCATTGCCCCGGTCCGGGCAAAGGAAACCGGTCTGCCGGTCCGATGCCGGCGCCGGCTGAGCGGCAGATACGGCAGTGCGGCCGAGGAGGTGATCCGGGACTCTGCCCCGGAAGACCTGGAAACCGTTCCGGGGACAAATACCCTGTGGGCGGAGTTGCCTTTTGCGGCCGAACATGAACAGGTGCATCACCTCTCGGACCTGCTCTTGAGACGGGTCCGGATCGGTCTGGTCACCCCGGAAGGCGGGGTCCCATATCTGGACCGGATAGAGCACCTGTGCGCCCCGGTCCTCCCGTGGGATGCGGCACGCTGGCAAATGGAGAGGACCGCATACCAGCAGCTGTGGGAAAAGAGTCATGCTGTTCCTGATCGCCGGAAAGAGGTGCCGGACCCATGA
- a CDS encoding FGGY-family carbohydrate kinase, whose protein sequence is MTDKDLILAIDNGTQSLKALIFDLEGKLLFKERVPFRPYFSTYPGWAEQDPGLFWKALCQACQGLWKQAGVDRERIAGVALTTQRGSVINVDRKGRPLRPAILWLDQRKTYGLPPVGGLWGMLFRIAGVRHTVAYLQAEAEANWIRTNQPDIWDNTHKFLLLSGYLTYRLTGRFVDSVGCQVGYIPFDYKRLRWSSPRDWKWTAVPVDPDRLPALLPPGKVLGPITPDAAKATGIPAGLPLIAAAADKACEVIGSGSLDPSVGCISYGTTATINVTHERYMEAIRLIPPYPSAIEGRYSMEVQIFRGFWMVNWFKEEFGYPECRQAEIDGLEAEALFDKLTADIPAGSMGLMLQPYWTPGIKMPGPEAKGAIIGFGDVHTRAHLYRSILEGLAYALMEGKERIEKRTRVPIRDLRVSGGGSQSRVAMQVTADVFGLPTARPFVYETSGLGAAMDAAVGLGLHRDFRAAAEAMTRMGDVFEPDAEAHERYHALYQQVYRKMYRRLKPLYNRIREITGYPA, encoded by the coding sequence ATGACCGACAAAGATCTCATATTGGCCATCGACAACGGCACCCAGAGTCTAAAGGCCTTGATTTTCGATCTGGAAGGGAAATTGCTTTTCAAGGAACGGGTGCCCTTCAGGCCCTATTTTTCCACGTATCCGGGGTGGGCCGAGCAAGACCCGGGCCTGTTCTGGAAGGCCCTCTGTCAGGCCTGCCAGGGGTTATGGAAACAGGCGGGGGTTGACAGGGAACGCATTGCCGGCGTTGCCCTCACCACCCAGAGGGGAAGCGTCATCAACGTGGACCGGAAAGGAAGGCCGCTGCGCCCTGCCATCCTGTGGCTGGACCAGCGAAAGACCTATGGGCTCCCCCCGGTGGGCGGCCTGTGGGGGATGCTGTTTCGGATTGCAGGGGTAAGGCATACCGTGGCGTATCTTCAGGCTGAGGCCGAGGCCAACTGGATACGCACCAACCAGCCGGATATCTGGGACAATACCCACAAATTTCTCCTCCTCTCAGGTTATTTGACATACCGTCTGACCGGGCGGTTCGTTGATTCGGTGGGCTGTCAGGTAGGGTATATTCCCTTTGATTACAAGCGCCTCAGATGGTCATCGCCCAGGGACTGGAAATGGACGGCCGTGCCCGTGGACCCGGATCGGTTGCCGGCCCTCCTTCCCCCGGGCAAGGTCCTCGGACCCATCACACCGGATGCCGCAAAAGCGACCGGCATTCCGGCAGGACTTCCCCTGATTGCCGCGGCAGCGGACAAGGCCTGCGAGGTGATCGGTTCAGGGAGCCTGGACCCATCGGTCGGCTGCATCAGTTACGGGACCACAGCGACCATCAACGTCACCCATGAGCGGTATATGGAGGCGATCCGGCTGATTCCCCCTTATCCCTCTGCAATAGAGGGGCGCTATTCCATGGAGGTCCAGATTTTTCGCGGGTTCTGGATGGTCAACTGGTTCAAGGAGGAATTCGGATACCCTGAGTGTCGGCAGGCCGAAATCGACGGCCTGGAGGCGGAGGCCCTGTTCGACAAGCTGACCGCGGATATTCCGGCGGGGTCTATGGGCCTGATGCTCCAGCCCTACTGGACCCCGGGGATAAAGATGCCGGGGCCGGAGGCAAAGGGGGCCATTATCGGATTCGGAGATGTTCATACCCGGGCCCATCTATACCGTTCCATTCTGGAAGGACTGGCCTATGCGCTCATGGAGGGAAAAGAGCGCATTGAAAAGCGTACCCGGGTTCCGATCCGGGATCTGCGGGTCTCCGGCGGCGGATCCCAGAGCAGGGTTGCCATGCAGGTAACGGCGGATGTCTTCGGCCTTCCCACGGCACGGCCGTTCGTGTATGAGACATCCGGCTTAGGGGCGGCCATGGACGCGGCGGTGGGACTCGGCCTTCACAGGGACTTCAGGGCTGCGGCAGAGGCCATGACCCGAATGGGGGATGTCTTCGAGCCGGACGCCGAGGCCCATGAACGCTACCATGCCCTGTATCAACAGGTTTACAGGAAAATGTACAGACGCCTTAAACCCCTGTACAATCGCATTCGGGAGATCACCGGGTATCCGGCGTAA
- a CDS encoding FAD-binding oxidoreductase — protein sequence MQIWNGWGDEHVIMGVAPGAGDLLRDRIGKGMRPKDVLLEEALARVPDSRLPDHPLITKDKKERLTHSHGQSLPDWIALRQGGLERFPDGVAFPTTAQEVEALLGLASERDIVIIPYGGGTSVVGHLTVPATDRPVLSLSLERLNRLVSMDPRSRLAVFEAGVRGPDLEAQLRAHGFTLGHYPQSFEYATLGGWVATRSSGQQSSHYGSIESLFAGGEMVTLRGPLTCPPFPASAAGPDLRHLILGSEGRLGILVKAVVRVSPLPERDEVWTVFFPSWERGIEAVQSLAGAGVRCSMIRLSNPMETVTQLVLAGRERMITLLKRYLGFRHIRDGQGCMCLIGFIGSRRQVACARRPAFSIFRKYRGVSVGRSMGEAWKRHRFKAPYLRNALWNMGYAVDTVETAVTWDQVPAAIGGLEAAIGGTLAPWDERVHLFTHLSHVYPTGSSIYTTFLFRIADTPEETLARWRAIKASASRAIVANHGTISHQHGIGLDHRVYLGAEKGPLGMDILRQTFAHMDPEHRMNPGKLVGGQDDAI from the coding sequence ATGCAGATCTGGAACGGCTGGGGGGATGAACATGTGATCATGGGGGTGGCGCCGGGCGCCGGGGACCTCCTGAGAGACCGGATCGGGAAAGGAATGCGGCCCAAGGACGTCCTCCTTGAAGAGGCCCTGGCGCGTGTGCCCGACTCACGGCTTCCCGATCATCCCCTGATCACAAAGGACAAGAAGGAACGGCTCACCCATTCCCACGGTCAAAGCCTTCCGGACTGGATCGCCCTGAGGCAGGGCGGTCTTGAGCGCTTCCCGGACGGCGTGGCCTTTCCCACCACTGCCCAGGAGGTGGAGGCGCTTCTCGGGCTCGCCTCCGAACGCGATATTGTGATCATCCCTTATGGCGGCGGGACCAGCGTGGTGGGTCATCTGACCGTCCCGGCCACAGACCGACCGGTCCTGAGCCTCTCCCTTGAACGGTTGAACCGGCTCGTTTCCATGGATCCCCGCAGCCGATTGGCCGTATTTGAGGCAGGGGTGAGGGGTCCCGACCTGGAGGCCCAGCTCAGGGCCCACGGGTTTACCCTGGGGCATTATCCCCAATCCTTTGAATACGCCACTCTGGGAGGATGGGTGGCCACCCGATCCAGCGGACAGCAGTCTTCCCATTACGGAAGCATCGAAAGCCTCTTTGCCGGGGGCGAGATGGTGACCTTGCGGGGTCCCCTGACCTGCCCGCCGTTCCCCGCGTCGGCAGCAGGACCCGATCTGAGGCACCTCATCTTAGGGTCTGAGGGCAGGCTGGGCATCCTGGTAAAGGCCGTTGTGAGGGTCTCCCCCCTTCCCGAGCGGGACGAGGTATGGACCGTCTTCTTCCCTTCCTGGGAAAGGGGTATCGAGGCGGTGCAGTCTCTGGCCGGCGCAGGGGTGCGCTGTTCCATGATCCGGCTCAGCAATCCGATGGAAACCGTGACCCAGCTGGTGCTGGCCGGAAGAGAGCGGATGATTACCCTGCTCAAGAGATATCTCGGGTTCAGACATATCAGAGACGGGCAGGGCTGTATGTGTTTGATCGGGTTTATCGGATCGCGGCGGCAGGTGGCCTGTGCAAGGCGACCGGCATTTTCCATCTTCAGGAAATACCGGGGGGTCTCGGTGGGGAGGTCCATGGGAGAGGCCTGGAAACGCCATCGGTTCAAGGCCCCCTATCTCCGAAATGCGCTCTGGAATATGGGCTATGCCGTAGATACCGTAGAGACGGCCGTAACCTGGGATCAGGTGCCGGCCGCCATTGGGGGCCTCGAGGCGGCCATCGGCGGTACCCTGGCGCCGTGGGATGAAAGGGTCCATCTCTTCACCCACCTCTCCCATGTCTACCCCACCGGGTCCAGCATCTATACCACCTTCCTGTTCCGGATTGCAGACACCCCCGAGGAAACCCTGGCCCGGTGGCGGGCCATCAAGGCATCGGCCAGCCGGGCCATTGTCGCCAACCACGGGACCATCAGCCACCAGCACGGGATCGGCCTGGACCATCGTGTTTACTTAGGGGCGGAAAAGGGACCTCTGGGCATGGATATCCTCAGGCAGACCTTCGCCCATATGGACCCGGAACACCGGATGAATCCCGGTAAGCTGGTGGGGGGGCAGGATGACGCAATTTAA